One window of Paenibacillus sp. FSL K6-3182 genomic DNA carries:
- a CDS encoding FadR/GntR family transcriptional regulator: protein MIQKVKKQNVHELVSEEIQKYIEVKGLQEGDKLPSAEELTKLLGVGRSSLREALRYLEAIDIVKVVNGKGIFVNDSESYRYSGKVKIENEKKFLLHILDVRRALEGKAVELAAIRISNEKIEKMRLCLEEYDVCKNRGLDTSAIDYKFHQHIYDAAANPLLHSVYESISELIKRFFAGPFGVKELFDNTYPFHRTLFDGIAKHDVQHALAEFNKMMDIIEETIRHY, encoded by the coding sequence ATGATTCAGAAAGTTAAGAAGCAAAATGTCCATGAGTTGGTCTCAGAAGAGATTCAAAAATACATCGAGGTTAAAGGTTTGCAGGAGGGAGACAAGCTTCCATCAGCCGAAGAACTGACTAAATTATTAGGTGTAGGACGTTCCTCTTTGCGCGAAGCACTGAGGTATCTTGAAGCTATCGATATTGTTAAAGTGGTGAATGGAAAAGGTATATTTGTTAATGATTCTGAGTCCTATCGCTATAGCGGAAAGGTGAAAATTGAGAATGAGAAGAAGTTTCTTCTTCATATTCTTGACGTGCGCAGAGCTTTGGAAGGAAAGGCTGTAGAGCTTGCTGCTATACGGATTAGCAACGAAAAAATCGAGAAGATGAGACTATGTTTAGAAGAGTATGATGTGTGCAAAAACAGAGGTCTGGATACATCGGCAATTGACTATAAGTTTCACCAGCATATTTATGATGCTGCCGCTAATCCGCTGCTTCACAGCGTCTATGAATCTATCTCTGAATTAATCAAACGTTTCTTTGCTGGCCCGTTCGGCGTTAAGGAATTATTTGATAACACGTATCCGTTCCATCGTACGTTATTTGATGGTATTGCCAAACATGATGTACAGCATGCATTAGCTGAATTTAACAAAATGATGGATATTATCGAGGAAACGATACGTCATTATTAA
- a CDS encoding sugar ABC transporter substrate-binding protein — MFGKPMKTWMLSALTAVMVFTLTTACSSSNDGKKPDSGSKEKVITLRMIESLTSPSRTALIKASIDKFMAQNTNIKVELISPPFDQADNKIRTMLAAKQPLDVLEVRDLNVAEFVNNNYVEPLNDYTGSWSDFGTVTAVAKSVASVKDKLYFIPNGLYQRQLFYRADWLKEAGINAPVTYEELVNASVKLTDAAKNRYGFSFRGGPGANGVPDTLIQAYDADKINVDDAMFLKDGGTIYSSPEAKTALDLYVKLYKEGSPPDSINWGFQEQVQAFTSGVTAFLLQDPDVIQVLGENMQEGTWATAPMPTGPSGKAMISAGGAGWGITSHSENKEAAWKLITFLSSPEENTQLSKSHGTVPIHSSATEDEFFQKGPYKTLLDMTNKPDTFINFKPPFEYPANGQWGTVAMESGQAMLLGQTSVEDTLTKWNEYWAKAKADMNK; from the coding sequence ATGTTTGGTAAACCAATGAAAACATGGATGTTATCCGCTTTGACGGCTGTAATGGTTTTTACTCTCACTACAGCTTGCAGTTCATCAAATGATGGGAAAAAGCCTGACAGCGGAAGTAAAGAGAAAGTAATTACGCTTCGCATGATTGAAAGCTTGACCAGCCCGAGTCGTACAGCATTGATTAAAGCAAGCATCGACAAATTCATGGCCCAGAACACGAATATCAAGGTTGAATTGATTTCTCCACCGTTTGATCAGGCTGATAACAAAATCAGAACGATGTTGGCCGCCAAACAACCGCTAGACGTTTTGGAAGTACGCGATCTTAACGTTGCGGAATTCGTAAATAACAACTACGTAGAGCCATTGAACGATTATACAGGCTCATGGAGCGACTTTGGCACTGTAACGGCTGTTGCCAAATCCGTTGCTTCCGTCAAGGATAAGCTCTACTTCATACCAAACGGATTGTATCAGCGCCAATTGTTTTATCGTGCAGATTGGTTGAAGGAAGCGGGAATCAATGCTCCGGTTACCTACGAAGAGTTAGTTAATGCTTCTGTTAAGCTGACGGACGCTGCGAAGAACCGTTATGGCTTCTCATTCCGTGGCGGTCCTGGTGCCAACGGTGTTCCTGATACATTGATTCAAGCGTACGACGCAGACAAGATCAATGTTGATGATGCGATGTTCCTGAAAGATGGCGGAACAATCTACTCTTCTCCAGAAGCCAAAACGGCATTGGATCTATATGTGAAGCTGTACAAAGAAGGATCACCTCCGGATTCCATTAACTGGGGCTTCCAAGAGCAAGTACAGGCATTTACTTCTGGTGTAACTGCATTCCTTTTGCAAGATCCAGACGTTATTCAAGTATTGGGCGAGAACATGCAAGAAGGCACATGGGCAACAGCTCCAATGCCTACTGGCCCATCAGGTAAAGCGATGATTTCTGCAGGTGGAGCAGGTTGGGGTATCACTTCACACTCGGAGAACAAAGAAGCTGCTTGGAAATTAATTACTTTCCTATCCTCCCCTGAGGAGAATACACAGCTATCCAAAAGCCATGGTACTGTACCGATCCACTCTTCGGCTACAGAGGATGAGTTTTTCCAAAAAGGACCTTACAAAACTTTGCTTGATATGACGAACAAACCAGATACTTTCATCAATTTCAAACCGCCATTCGAATATCCTGCTAATGGACAATGGGGTACGGTCGCTATGGAAAGTGGTCAGGCGATGCTACTAGGCCAAACTTCAGTTGAGGATACGTTAACGAAGTGGAATGAATATTGGGCGAAAGCGAAAGCGGACATGAACAAATAA
- a CDS encoding sugar ABC transporter permease — translation MIALRKQRTYILLSLLPALVLLLIFTFYPFLQGVVMAFQNYVLFDLTNVRFIGFQNFVTAFQDAKFLKAMTNSAYWVFFSLTFQFLIGLSLALILRKPFKGRGVYQGFIFYSWALSGFLIGLIWKWMFNSQMGVINDLLMRIGLIDTRIGFLSDPDWAMSSVIIANVWYGIAFFAIMLLAALQSVPADLYEAADMDGAGSIRKFVNVTFPFILPTIIATTLLRAIWIFNDPTIIYGLTNGGPAGTTHILSSLMLDKIIYGGDYGMASAIGVTMIGILILYTIFYLFVTKSEKVGDF, via the coding sequence GTGATTGCATTGAGAAAGCAGCGAACGTATATTTTGCTCAGCTTGCTACCAGCTTTGGTGTTGCTGCTCATATTTACGTTTTATCCATTCCTGCAAGGGGTAGTCATGGCGTTTCAGAACTATGTTCTGTTCGATCTGACGAACGTTCGATTCATCGGATTCCAGAACTTTGTAACCGCATTCCAAGATGCTAAGTTTCTAAAAGCAATGACGAATAGCGCATACTGGGTGTTTTTCTCCTTAACGTTTCAATTTTTGATTGGCCTCTCACTTGCACTGATTTTGCGCAAACCGTTTAAAGGCAGAGGGGTATATCAAGGGTTTATCTTTTACTCTTGGGCTTTGTCTGGTTTCTTAATCGGCTTGATTTGGAAATGGATGTTCAACTCCCAAATGGGCGTTATTAATGATCTTTTAATGCGCATCGGCCTTATTGATACTAGAATCGGTTTTCTCTCTGACCCAGATTGGGCGATGTCATCGGTCATTATCGCCAATGTATGGTACGGGATCGCGTTTTTTGCAATCATGCTGCTTGCGGCACTTCAATCGGTGCCAGCTGATTTGTATGAGGCAGCGGATATGGATGGAGCGGGGAGCATTCGCAAATTTGTTAATGTCACCTTTCCTTTTATTCTTCCTACGATTATCGCAACGACGTTGCTCAGAGCGATATGGATATTCAATGATCCAACGATTATTTACGGTTTGACTAACGGCGGTCCTGCGGGAACAACCCATATTTTATCCTCATTAATGCTGGATAAAATTATTTACGGCGGGGACTACGGGATGGCATCGGCAATTGGTGTTACGATGATCGGCATTCTAATCTTGTACACGATTTTCTATTTGTTTGTGACCAAGTCGGAAAAGGTGGGTGATTTTTAA
- a CDS encoding carbohydrate ABC transporter permease → MKPRILTGLKVLYLALHFVIMVFPLYWIVITSLKPQKDIFSFPLQYWPKQFTLDNYIQIFKISKFHIYIFNSLLVAVLAAAIVIFIATLSAYVMARFQFRGHKQIMMAFFVTQMLPGFIALAPLYLLMADLDLINSRMSLIICYTVMLIPFSTIMLRGFFQRVPSSLEEAAMIDGCSRLTALLRVIIPVMLPGIASTFIFAFVQNWNELFMAVMFIDDEALKTLPVAMNSFVMKFDVDWGAMSAGTVLSVIPTVVLFAFAQRFIVEGLTQGAEKG, encoded by the coding sequence ATGAAGCCACGCATACTGACAGGTCTGAAGGTGCTGTATCTAGCGTTGCATTTTGTAATCATGGTATTTCCTTTATACTGGATCGTCATTACTTCACTTAAGCCTCAAAAGGATATATTCTCTTTCCCGCTTCAATATTGGCCAAAGCAATTCACGCTGGATAACTACATCCAGATTTTTAAAATATCGAAATTCCATATTTACATTTTCAACAGCTTATTGGTGGCTGTTCTTGCTGCCGCGATCGTTATTTTTATAGCGACTCTAAGCGCTTATGTCATGGCCCGCTTTCAGTTTAGAGGGCATAAACAGATTATGATGGCGTTTTTCGTTACGCAAATGCTTCCGGGATTTATTGCACTAGCTCCATTGTACTTATTGATGGCGGACTTGGATTTGATTAATTCAAGGATGTCATTAATTATCTGCTACACGGTTATGCTTATTCCATTCTCAACTATTATGCTTCGAGGCTTTTTCCAACGCGTTCCGAGCAGCTTAGAGGAGGCAGCCATGATTGATGGTTGTTCACGTCTGACGGCGTTGTTAAGAGTGATCATTCCGGTCATGTTGCCGGGCATTGCTTCAACCTTCATCTTTGCATTTGTACAAAACTGGAATGAGCTGTTTATGGCTGTCATGTTTATCGATGACGAGGCATTGAAGACGTTGCCGGTAGCTATGAACTCCTTCGTTATGAAATTTGATGTCGATTGGGGTGCAATGTCGGCTGGAACGGTACTATCGGTCATTCCTACCGTCGTATTGTTCGCTTTTGCCCAGCGTTTCATCGTAGAGGGATTAACACAGGGAGCAGAAAAAGGATAA
- a CDS encoding aminotransferase class I/II-fold pyridoxal phosphate-dependent enzyme, with product MEWIEGNDMMERKEMDNQLHTKVSHDQVDKQHYGAVTIPIYQNSLFTFENHETFDQAMQDVLAANVYSRGNNPTVKYLESKIAELECGEQSRCFASGMAAIAGTLHALLSSGDHVICVDQAYGPTREFLNEMSERYQVEVTYVDGSLLSDFEDAVQPNTKIIYVESPTSGLFQLQDLEGIAELAKKTGIITMIDGSWATPCFQRPLTMGIDLVLHSMTKFFSGHSDCLGGVVTGSAALISKIENKGYMLLGGIMTAHTASLMIRGLRTLPLRMERHQKSGMIIAEYLEKHPMVNRVNHPALRSHPQHELAQKQLDGYSSLFSFESKLPVAVMKQWADALHYFRIAVSWGGYESLVTVNTTPERRNPDGTNPSVARLYIGMEDPYTLIDDMERAWKLVKAY from the coding sequence ATGGAATGGATAGAGGGAAACGACATGATGGAGAGAAAAGAAATGGATAATCAACTGCATACAAAAGTCTCTCACGATCAGGTAGACAAACAACATTACGGTGCGGTAACCATACCGATCTATCAAAATAGCTTATTTACTTTCGAGAATCATGAAACCTTCGATCAAGCGATGCAGGATGTATTAGCTGCCAACGTATATTCCCGCGGCAACAATCCAACGGTAAAATATTTGGAAAGCAAAATCGCCGAATTGGAGTGCGGTGAGCAGTCGCGCTGCTTCGCATCGGGCATGGCTGCAATTGCAGGAACGCTGCATGCGCTGCTTAGTTCAGGCGATCATGTCATCTGTGTTGATCAGGCTTACGGGCCAACACGAGAGTTTCTAAACGAGATGTCAGAGAGGTATCAGGTTGAAGTCACTTATGTAGATGGCAGTTTGCTCTCCGATTTCGAGGATGCAGTACAGCCAAATACAAAAATTATATACGTGGAAAGCCCTACTTCAGGACTTTTCCAGCTGCAAGATCTTGAAGGAATAGCTGAGCTGGCGAAAAAAACAGGGATCATTACAATGATAGATGGCAGCTGGGCAACACCTTGTTTCCAAAGGCCGCTGACTATGGGAATCGATCTCGTGCTGCATTCAATGACTAAGTTTTTTTCAGGACATAGTGATTGTCTAGGCGGAGTTGTAACTGGAAGTGCTGCGCTAATTAGTAAAATTGAGAACAAAGGGTATATGCTGCTAGGAGGAATCATGACCGCTCATACAGCGTCGTTGATGATTCGTGGTTTACGTACGCTTCCGCTTCGTATGGAGCGCCATCAGAAGAGCGGCATGATCATCGCGGAGTATTTGGAGAAACACCCTATGGTCAATCGTGTAAACCATCCAGCTCTTCGTTCACACCCTCAGCATGAACTGGCACAGAAACAACTGGACGGATACAGCAGCTTGTTTTCTTTCGAAAGCAAGCTTCCCGTTGCTGTCATGAAGCAGTGGGCTGATGCGCTGCATTATTTCCGGATTGCAGTCAGCTGGGGCGGTTATGAGAGTCTCGTTACGGTCAATACAACGCCTGAGCGTAGAAACCCGGACGGAACGAACCCTTCAGTAGCCAGATTGTACATCGGTATGGAAGATCCATATACGCTGATCGATGATATGGAGAGAGCGTGGAAGCTAGTAAAAGCTTATTAG
- a CDS encoding diacylglycerol kinase family protein, translating into MKKAMIIINPTSGKEEALNYVRNVEDLLTDQRYEVTVKETAKEQDATLFCISACEASYDLVVSIGGDGTLHETINGLINQEHLPKLGVVPLGTVNDFARALQIPLLPDKAIQTLSSSRIKIADLGQLNDQLFVNTVAVGSFAESLSSVTSDDKSRFGALAYVKEGIKELMNQPTHPLCIQYDGETWEGESPLFLAALTNSVGGFERLAPDAAVDDGLLHCFIIKDLTIFNTITASLSLLFGNFKNHKDVVYFTAKNVSISSPESVRTNVDGEEGPSLPIQISSMPRHIQVIVPEEATA; encoded by the coding sequence ATGAAAAAAGCGATGATCATTATTAATCCCACTTCTGGTAAAGAAGAGGCACTCAACTATGTCAGAAACGTGGAAGACCTTTTGACTGATCAAAGGTACGAGGTTACGGTCAAGGAGACGGCAAAAGAACAGGACGCAACCCTGTTTTGTATTTCTGCGTGTGAGGCCAGTTATGATTTGGTCGTTTCAATCGGAGGGGATGGAACGCTTCACGAAACGATTAATGGACTTATCAATCAAGAACATCTTCCAAAGCTTGGAGTAGTCCCTCTTGGAACAGTTAATGATTTTGCTCGCGCATTACAGATACCGCTTCTTCCCGACAAAGCGATTCAGACCCTCTCTTCTTCCCGAATAAAAATTGCAGATTTGGGCCAATTAAATGACCAATTGTTCGTCAACACCGTTGCTGTAGGCTCATTTGCTGAATCACTCTCTTCCGTTACGTCAGACGATAAATCCCGGTTCGGCGCTTTAGCCTACGTAAAAGAAGGGATCAAAGAGCTTATGAACCAGCCGACTCATCCTCTTTGCATTCAATATGATGGAGAAACATGGGAAGGAGAATCTCCACTCTTTCTCGCTGCGTTAACCAATTCAGTAGGCGGATTTGAGAGGTTGGCACCCGACGCGGCTGTTGACGATGGTCTGCTTCACTGTTTTATTATAAAGGATTTGACTATATTCAATACGATTACAGCCAGCCTGTCATTGCTGTTCGGCAATTTTAAGAATCATAAAGACGTGGTTTATTTTACAGCCAAAAATGTAAGTATAAGCTCGCCTGAATCAGTAAGGACTAACGTTGATGGTGAAGAAGGACCCTCCTTGCCCATCCAAATAAGCAGTATGCCTCGTCATATTCAGGTGATTGTACCGGAAGAGGCTACAGCGTAG
- a CDS encoding BlaI/MecI/CopY family transcriptional regulator, which produces MMSSLVSKITDSELEVMRVLWEAGTELPISEIRKCLEKSSSWESSTIKTLLRRLCEKGVVIATKKEVFYYKPQVSEQEYNEHATQTLIDRLYSGSAKSLVATLLGGNKLNEADIKELRTLFKVGD; this is translated from the coding sequence ATGATGAGCAGCTTAGTTTCAAAGATAACGGATTCAGAGCTTGAAGTTATGCGTGTATTATGGGAAGCCGGGACCGAGCTGCCTATATCTGAAATTAGAAAATGTCTTGAAAAATCAAGCAGCTGGGAAAGCTCTACAATAAAAACCTTGCTTCGGAGATTGTGCGAGAAGGGTGTAGTCATTGCAACCAAGAAGGAAGTGTTCTATTACAAGCCACAAGTGAGCGAGCAAGAATATAACGAGCATGCGACACAAACATTAATCGATCGTTTATATTCAGGCAGTGCAAAAAGTCTAGTGGCAACGCTATTAGGAGGCAATAAGCTAAATGAAGCAGACATTAAGGAGCTGCGTACCTTATTTAAGGTAGGTGACTGA
- a CDS encoding M56 family metallopeptidase, producing MKLILSLSISGSILFILLFLMKPRIQHKFSKSFQYYIWIVVLLRLTIPFSFDESIMNDVFNKNPFLTGPILQGGEAANFDIEIDPTHAITLPQANDAQAVESIRADNSEIFVITIIKQYAIYVWLIGTILSLFIKLRGYTRFLKYMKTTSKPAYDCENRMLGMMLNGRYKAKLVRNSYITTPMLIGMIRPIIILPDTHFTEVQLKNILIHEITHLKRFDIVVKWFSMLVTSLHWFNPVVYFVEKETNRLCELSCDEVVIRKFTSSEKQEYGETLIALASNEQYPVGGLQATFSDEKTILRERLVAIMRPSKRSTFIILSSFVLAAVVIFSAIALGASVGASNSNVSSIISPVEPPAIVISHERNADPIENYSILKSSWNGVKYDRMSFYQAAWHSEPTLLTGLRRLKPGEKLKVDFGENTPDKVTVKMAFLTESFEQSLLPIEKVAVNHVNGKIEFINPPTTVSDIPTTGRVYSITATWGQNSCEYVFASDGKFDYEQFPE from the coding sequence ATGAAACTTATATTGTCGCTTTCGATATCAGGAAGCATCCTCTTCATTTTATTGTTTTTAATGAAGCCAAGAATCCAGCATAAATTCTCGAAGTCGTTTCAGTATTACATCTGGATCGTGGTTCTCCTAAGATTGACGATTCCGTTTTCGTTTGATGAGAGTATTATGAATGATGTTTTTAACAAAAATCCATTTCTAACAGGTCCCATTTTACAAGGTGGGGAAGCTGCAAACTTTGATATAGAGATCGACCCAACTCATGCGATCACCCTACCTCAAGCAAATGATGCTCAAGCAGTAGAAAGTATCAGAGCTGATAATTCAGAAATTTTTGTGATTACAATAATTAAGCAATATGCCATTTACGTTTGGCTAATTGGGACAATACTATCACTCTTTATAAAATTAAGAGGTTATACTCGATTTTTAAAGTATATGAAGACAACCAGCAAACCTGCATATGATTGTGAAAATAGGATGCTTGGCATGATGTTGAATGGACGGTATAAAGCGAAGCTTGTACGCAACTCCTACATCACCACTCCTATGCTTATAGGAATGATTAGGCCAATAATCATCTTACCGGATACCCACTTCACTGAGGTTCAGCTCAAAAATATTTTGATTCACGAAATCACACATCTGAAACGGTTTGATATTGTTGTAAAATGGTTTTCCATGCTCGTTACTTCTCTGCATTGGTTTAACCCCGTAGTTTATTTTGTAGAAAAAGAGACTAACCGTCTTTGTGAGCTGTCTTGCGATGAAGTGGTTATTCGTAAATTCACCTCATCAGAGAAGCAGGAATACGGTGAAACCTTAATTGCGTTAGCCTCAAATGAACAATACCCCGTTGGAGGATTACAAGCTACTTTTAGCGATGAGAAGACGATTTTAAGAGAAAGGCTGGTGGCTATTATGCGACCTAGCAAAAGATCGACATTCATAATATTATCCTCATTCGTATTAGCTGCAGTTGTCATTTTTAGTGCAATTGCACTTGGGGCTAGTGTGGGAGCAAGCAATTCCAATGTAAGCAGCATCATCAGTCCAGTTGAGCCACCCGCAATTGTTATCTCACATGAGAGAAATGCTGATCCCATCGAAAATTATTCAATATTAAAATCAAGTTGGAATGGGGTTAAGTATGATCGAATGTCCTTTTACCAAGCAGCTTGGCATAGTGAGCCTACTCTTCTAACAGGTCTGCGTCGTTTAAAGCCAGGTGAGAAATTGAAAGTCGATTTTGGAGAAAATACACCAGATAAAGTTACAGTGAAAATGGCTTTTTTGACTGAAAGCTTTGAGCAATCGTTATTGCCGATTGAAAAAGTTGCCGTAAACCATGTTAATGGAAAGATTGAATTCATTAATCCACCAACAACTGTGAGCGACATTCCGACAACTGGCCGAGTTTATAGCATCACAGCCACTTGGGGGCAAAATAGCTGCGAATATGTTTTCGCTTCGGATGGAAAGTTTGATTACGAGCAGTTTCCCGAATAA
- a CDS encoding serine hydrolase domain-containing protein, with the protein MLSIMKKIGYKMMLVTLLVAVAGSSLFGAQAPISAAQSTPVKSEGEANSLNDVAGLTAFIDGIMKVHMDNFKFPGAVISIVKDGEILLAKGYGYSNLEKNQLANPETDLFRIASTTKLFTWTAVMQLVEQGKIDLDTDVNTYLKTVKIPNTYSEPITMRHLMTHTAGFEEGGVGYQITTDPKKLPVSISETLAKHMPARVRPPGEMSSYSNYGAALAGLIVEEVSGIAYNDYIQKYVFDSLDMKYATVQEPIPAALEAFSVPGYAKENGVFAAQPPTFEGGFRPAGSAAVSAIDMAHFMIAHLQNGRYGEKQLLKPETALLMHAPAFQFHKDLPAMDLGFYELYMNGRKVISHGGADMQFNTELYLVPDKQIGIFVSYNGGDGALAADGLAKAFLDRYFPVEEASLPLVSSELNDAVQKYAGSYQFTRRNHTDIDKFYSFMSKISVAAAGNRLFIGSGAEQQVFEPIGPDVFQQVGGEGRIGFRTDESGKVTHLLLDFLPAMPLERASLLDQTSFWFPLLGISVFLFITVILGFLYRRREISAMPNEQKWAYRLSAATAVWALSTIVATLVIVMNMDLLTRLSRITQSLNLYLFMPILLVGFTLAMIVLSVLAWKNKYWTVLKRVHYSLIMLSAVALSLFFYHWNLLGWHFG; encoded by the coding sequence ATGTTATCGATTATGAAGAAAATAGGTTACAAAATGATGTTAGTCACATTACTTGTAGCTGTTGCAGGTTCGAGTTTATTCGGAGCTCAGGCGCCGATATCGGCAGCGCAGTCCACACCCGTAAAGTCTGAGGGAGAAGCCAATTCTCTAAACGATGTCGCTGGGCTAACGGCGTTCATTGATGGTATTATGAAAGTGCATATGGACAATTTCAAGTTTCCAGGTGCGGTTATTTCAATCGTCAAGGATGGGGAAATCCTGCTCGCTAAGGGGTATGGTTACTCTAACCTCGAGAAGAACCAGTTGGCGAACCCAGAGACAGATCTATTTCGAATCGCTTCAACAACGAAGCTGTTTACTTGGACCGCTGTGATGCAGCTTGTTGAGCAAGGCAAGATCGATCTGGACACAGACGTTAATACCTATTTGAAAACGGTGAAAATACCGAATACCTATTCAGAGCCGATTACGATGCGTCATCTAATGACCCATACCGCTGGCTTTGAAGAAGGCGGAGTCGGCTATCAAATTACTACAGATCCTAAAAAGCTGCCGGTATCGATTTCGGAAACGCTTGCCAAGCATATGCCGGCACGAGTAAGGCCTCCGGGCGAGATGTCGTCTTATTCCAACTATGGCGCCGCGCTAGCAGGATTAATCGTCGAGGAAGTTAGCGGGATAGCGTACAATGATTATATACAAAAGTATGTTTTTGATTCGCTGGATATGAAATACGCTACGGTTCAAGAGCCTATCCCTGCTGCATTAGAAGCTTTTTCTGTACCGGGTTATGCCAAGGAAAACGGCGTATTCGCAGCTCAGCCGCCAACGTTTGAGGGAGGATTTCGGCCTGCGGGATCTGCTGCAGTATCTGCAATTGATATGGCTCATTTCATGATTGCTCATCTTCAGAATGGACGTTATGGAGAAAAGCAACTTTTGAAGCCAGAAACTGCCCTATTGATGCATGCACCGGCTTTCCAGTTTCATAAGGATTTACCAGCAATGGATCTTGGTTTCTATGAGCTGTACATGAACGGGCGGAAGGTTATTTCCCACGGCGGAGCAGATATGCAGTTTAATACGGAGCTATATCTTGTTCCAGATAAGCAGATCGGCATTTTTGTTTCTTACAATGGCGGTGACGGCGCATTAGCTGCGGATGGGCTCGCAAAAGCCTTTTTAGACCGCTATTTCCCAGTCGAGGAAGCCAGCCTGCCTCTAGTATCCTCTGAACTTAATGATGCTGTACAAAAATATGCGGGTTCCTATCAATTTACTCGTCGCAATCATACCGATATTGATAAGTTTTATAGTTTTATGTCCAAGATCAGTGTAGCGGCTGCAGGTAATCGTTTATTCATTGGGAGTGGTGCCGAACAGCAAGTATTTGAACCTATTGGACCTGATGTATTTCAACAGGTAGGCGGAGAGGGACGGATTGGATTCCGCACCGACGAATCAGGAAAAGTCACGCATTTGCTTCTTGATTTCTTACCTGCGATGCCGCTTGAACGCGCGTCGCTGCTGGATCAAACATCGTTCTGGTTTCCATTGCTTGGCATCTCAGTTTTTCTATTTATTACGGTAATATTAGGCTTCCTATATCGCAGGCGTGAAATCAGCGCAATGCCAAATGAGCAGAAGTGGGCATATCGGCTGTCTGCAGCCACCGCCGTTTGGGCACTATCAACCATTGTTGCGACGCTTGTTATCGTGATGAATATGGATTTGCTCACTCGACTTAGCCGCATTACACAGTCGTTGAATCTTTATTTGTTTATGCCTATTCTACTCGTTGGATTTACTTTGGCAATGATCGTTTTGAGTGTGCTTGCTTGGAAAAACAAATATTGGACGGTACTAAAACGCGTGCATTACTCTCTTATTATGCTATCGGCAGTAGCACTCAGTTTGTTTTTCTATCATTGGAACTTGCTTGGATGGCATTTTGGTTGA
- a CDS encoding response regulator transcription factor: MAKILIADDDAHIRELMSLFLKNEGFEILEAKDGAEAQGIWENNQIDMVILDIMMPHVDGWELCREIRRVDSNIPLLMVTAKGESVQKVKGFQLGTDDYLTKPFDPMELVMRVKALLKRYMIVSSQTIQLGGVTLNRRNYQVIRGDETLTLPLKEFELLFKMANHPGQIFTREQLITQIWGKNYEGDDRTVDVHIKRLRERFAGDVQHFQIETARSLGYRLVIT, encoded by the coding sequence ATGGCCAAAATTCTGATCGCGGATGACGATGCACATATTCGCGAATTGATGTCTTTATTTTTGAAAAACGAAGGTTTCGAAATTTTAGAGGCAAAAGACGGTGCGGAGGCGCAAGGAATTTGGGAAAACAATCAAATTGATATGGTTATCCTCGATATTATGATGCCTCACGTAGACGGTTGGGAATTATGCAGGGAGATTAGACGTGTTGATTCCAATATTCCTCTTCTGATGGTCACAGCCAAGGGAGAGTCTGTGCAAAAAGTGAAGGGATTTCAGCTTGGCACGGACGATTATTTAACGAAGCCGTTTGACCCAATGGAGCTTGTGATGAGAGTAAAAGCGCTGCTGAAGCGTTATATGATTGTGTCTTCACAAACGATACAGCTTGGCGGTGTTACCCTCAATCGCCGCAACTATCAAGTAATTCGAGGAGATGAAACGCTAACTCTTCCATTGAAGGAGTTTGAGCTGCTGTTTAAAATGGCGAACCATCCTGGGCAAATTTTTACGAGGGAACAGCTGATCACCCAGATCTGGGGCAAAAATTATGAAGGTGACGATCGAACCGTCGATGTTCATATTAAACGGCTAAGGGAAAGATTTGCTGGCGATGTACAGCATTTTCAGATTGAAACCGCCCGTAGTCTGGGTTATCGACTTGTCATCACATGA